One window from the genome of Leptospiraceae bacterium encodes:
- the rpoN gene encoding RNA polymerase factor sigma-54 — MSLRQRLEQKQIQKLILTQTLKQSIELLLYSQEELLQRLEEEAKTNPFLKVKKRNYIPRFFDSFIDYEATEKKYKAIENIAAKGVSLYSHLLSQLNELKLSEKEEEAARILITSLDKNGFLTINPESILSHLGLNSEEILQLRKKIASLDPVGCGALDFFESMIFQLEQRNVPEAKEAIYLLQNFRAEIENQDFNTIKQKTGYSDEKLKAIFSLLRTLNPFPGREYSNDETIYIEPDVYVFTEPIFEDGKVIDYKLDVVLNEKVHQNIELQKEYYKQLQKDPQIDKSKKEELRKKFHQAQFLMYAIEQRNQTLLKVAQSIVEHQKEFILTGSNLRPLKLKDIAEKLNIHESTVSRVTTNKYIYTKQGVFELKSFFKRGLKQLHRDHPISVDKVKEYIKEIIQNEDKQIPLKDKEIAELLLRKGIRIARRTVTKYRKELNLPPANQRVKI, encoded by the coding sequence ATGAGTCTTCGACAAAGATTAGAACAAAAACAAATCCAAAAATTAATCTTAACCCAAACCCTCAAACAATCCATTGAACTTTTACTATACTCTCAAGAGGAACTTTTACAGAGATTAGAAGAAGAAGCAAAAACCAACCCATTTCTAAAAGTAAAAAAAAGAAACTACATCCCGAGGTTTTTTGATAGCTTTATCGATTACGAAGCGACGGAAAAAAAATACAAAGCCATTGAGAATATAGCCGCAAAAGGAGTTTCTTTGTATTCTCATTTGCTTTCTCAACTCAACGAACTCAAACTCTCAGAAAAAGAAGAAGAAGCTGCAAGGATTTTGATTACCTCATTAGATAAAAATGGATTTTTGACGATTAATCCTGAATCGATTTTATCACACTTAGGGCTAAATTCAGAAGAGATACTCCAACTTCGAAAGAAAATTGCTTCTTTGGATCCTGTAGGTTGTGGAGCTCTTGATTTTTTTGAATCGATGATTTTCCAATTGGAACAAAGAAATGTTCCAGAGGCAAAAGAAGCGATCTATTTACTTCAAAATTTCAGAGCTGAAATAGAAAACCAAGACTTCAATACCATCAAACAAAAAACAGGTTATAGTGATGAAAAATTAAAGGCAATTTTTTCCCTTCTGAGGACATTAAATCCTTTCCCTGGAAGAGAATATAGTAATGACGAAACCATTTACATTGAACCCGATGTATATGTGTTTACTGAGCCGATTTTTGAGGATGGAAAGGTGATTGATTATAAATTGGATGTGGTTCTGAACGAGAAGGTTCACCAAAACATAGAACTACAAAAAGAATACTATAAACAACTCCAAAAAGACCCCCAGATCGACAAATCAAAAAAAGAAGAGTTAAGAAAGAAATTCCATCAAGCACAATTTTTGATGTATGCGATCGAACAACGAAATCAGACTTTACTAAAAGTTGCCCAATCCATCGTGGAACACCAAAAAGAATTCATTTTAACAGGAAGTAATCTTCGACCTTTAAAATTAAAAGATATTGCAGAAAAACTGAATATCCATGAATCGACTGTGTCTCGTGTTACAACGAATAAATACATTTATACGAAACAAGGGGTCTTCGAACTAAAATCGTTCTTTAAGAGAGGGCTAAAGCAACTTCATCGCGATCATCCCATCAGCGTCGATAAAGTAAAAGAGTATATAAAAGAAATCATACAAAATGAAGATAAACAAATCCCACTTAAAGACAAAGAAATTGCCGAGCTACTTCTTCGAAAAGGGATAAGAATTGCCCGAAGAACCGTCACAAAATACCGAAAAGAATTAAATCTTCCTCCAGCGAATCAAAGAGTGAAAATCTAA